The DNA sequence CTATCTAGCGATATAATACACTTTTGTAAAGAAGGCAAGTCTTCTCAGCTAAAAGAACTATTTCAATCTCTTAAAATTTGCGATAAATTTCATGAAATTAGTATAAAAACCTTAAATAAGGCGTTTTCCTGGACTTGTTTTTATACCCATGCAAAGATAGTAAAAATTTTTATAAAATCAAGCAGATTTCATGAAATTAGTGAAGAAAATTTAGGCAATGCTTTAGACCATGCTTCCATTAATGGTCATCCAGGCATTGTAGAGGTTATTATAAATTCTACTAGAGCCTGTGAAATTAGTATAAATGATTTAGAAAAAGCTTTAGAAAATGCTGCAGGAAATGGTGGAAATACAGTTATTCATCTGAAAAGTCTGAAATATCTTATAAATTCTCCTAGTTATCAGAAAATAAGTACAAATGGGTTAGGACAAGCCCTTATAAGGGCTTGCAAGAACCAGAGACATGACGCTGTTCAAGAACTTGGGAAATCTACTAGATTTAATGAAATTAGTCGGGAACATTTAAAAGAAATTTATCATCTAGCTTCATATAACAAAAACCTCAGAAACTTCTTGAAAAACCTGGTAGAGCTATATAAAACGAAAACCTAACCAAAAAAGTATGCAATCCTTAAAATCTCCAGTTCAAGCCCATTTTGCGTATTCTCCCAAACTACTTACATTGGAATGTATCAATGTAGATGTCGTCGCGCTGTATTGATGTAATGTAAACAACCGCAAAGATCCCCTGATAGTGAATTGTGTTAAAGATATAAATAAAATTTGATATATTTCATATATACCAAACCTTATTTTTGCAATCTCCAAAAATAACTCTGTGCAAGCAGGTTATATTTTTCAAAAATACAAAAGAGCATTTCTTTCTTACTAAATAATTTATTATTTTTTCTAAAAAAACCAGTTCTCATACTACAAGCTACTTTTTCAGAAAGTTAAGTTGCTTAAAAAAAATAAATAGATTAATTCTTTCATAAAGAAGTGGTGAATACTCATGATGGCGCTGTTATTTTTTATTTTTATGATTACAATCCTATTCATTTGGAAAGGCTATCGAAAAGTAGGGATAGGCGTAACTCTGATCAATCTTATTTTTTGCCTCTTTATGCTATGGCACCATGCAACAGACATTCTTAAAATTCGGATTTGAATATGTATAAATTGGAACGCAATTTGAATACCATTTGGGCATTTGTGATTTGCGGAGTGCTTTTAGGTGGCTATTCTGTGCAATTTCTCAAACATGAACTACCTTGTCCTCTTTGTTTACTACAACGTTTAAGTATGATCGGAGTAGCTATGGGTCCTTTACTAAACTTACGCTTTGGTGTTTACCCAGCTCATTATGCTGTTTCGATTTTAAGCGCCCTTTTTGGAGGATTTGTTTCTTTAAGACAGATATCCCTTCACGTTTGTCCTGGGTTTTCTTCATTTGGAGAACCTGTTCTTGGCTTAGAGCTATATACTTGGGCTTTAGTTGTCTTTGCTTGTTCTATTTTTGTATCTGCAATTATGCTTTTCCTTTACACAATATCTCCTCAGCATATACAAAAAACGCAAATGAACACATTTGAAAATATGGCTTTTTGGCTTGTATTGTTTATGACTGCAGCAAATGTTATTACGACTCTTCAAGAATGTGGCCCTAGCGCTTGTACAGGCTAAAATCATCTATGCACATTATTCACATTGCCTCAGAACTCGCCCTTATTGCTAAAGTAGGAGGATTAGCCGATGTTGTATATGGACTTTGTCAAGAAACTTTGAAACTCGGATACATAACGGAAGTTATTTTACCAAAATATGACTGTATTGATTACAAACACTTAACGGATCTAAAAATAGAGCAGAAAAACATTTGGATGTTTGCAGGCTCTAATCGTTATAACAATACAATTTGGTCAGCTAGTTTAAGTGAGTTAAAAATTTTTCTAATAGAAGCAGATCATCCAAAATATTTTTATAATCGCGGTGTTATTTATGGATGTTCTGA is a window from the Candidatus Rhabdochlamydia porcellionis genome containing:
- a CDS encoding DUF5993 family protein, with protein sequence MALLFFIFMITILFIWKGYRKVGIGVTLINLIFCLFMLWHHATDILKIRI
- a CDS encoding disulfide bond formation protein B, translating into MYKLERNLNTIWAFVICGVLLGGYSVQFLKHELPCPLCLLQRLSMIGVAMGPLLNLRFGVYPAHYAVSILSALFGGFVSLRQISLHVCPGFSSFGEPVLGLELYTWALVVFACSIFVSAIMLFLYTISPQHIQKTQMNTFENMAFWLVLFMTAANVITTLQECGPSACTG